Proteins encoded together in one Penaeus vannamei isolate JL-2024 chromosome 41, ASM4276789v1, whole genome shotgun sequence window:
- the LOC113822871 gene encoding uncharacterized protein isoform X2, which translates to MQRSFAFAGDTTKIMRLGVIEHYLYDIRPSASSSGGAARAVSRPDPERAVRRRDRQRCEMRPGSKLRICFALGLLTLSLTQECEILRIRGFKIPLDVGPRSVSVLLEENMKIWITFLQVGGLSSKAKQWHNIATLKKGSAFCVDAPTLLGDETCSHQKRELILRTSDTTSWKLDCPGVVQAPEGPPQCRHHQLHAAYLGVDSVPASFYWRPNALATGLSATGKDYATQAWAKDSGTWKDVNFGSDPGGRPCRVYSKRLNLSSPCSQTLTSEDYITFKSIDKDVVTRTSYFALNCSGIPDETVAGTPTEDSWPVSAIVGTAVLVVIVVGVVVFAVVLVVKLRKSRSSRKTAIPADDLHDPRRDADRKDEHDYCYID; encoded by the exons ATGCAGAGGTCCTTTGCCTTCGCCGGAGATACCACTAAGATAATGCGATTGGGTGTTATCGAACACTATCTCTATGACATCCGTCCGAGCGCCTCAAGCTCCGGTGGCGCCGCGAGGGCAGTGTCGAGGCCGGACCCCGAGCGTGCGGTTCGGAGGCGCGATCGTCAGCGCTGCGAAATGAGACCGGGATCGAAGCTCCGAATCTGCTTCGCTCTCGGCCTCCTGACTCTGAGTCTGACCCAAG AATGTGAAATCCTTCGCATAAGAGGATTCAAAATCCCACTAGATGTTGGTCCAAGAAGTGTATCCGTTTTGcttgaagaaaatatgaaaatttgGATTACTTTTCTGCAAGTTGGTGGGCTGAGTTCAAAGGCAAAACAGTGGCATAATATAGCTACCCTCAAAAAAG GATCTGCCTTCTGTGTGGATGCCCCAACGCTCCTTGGCGACGAGACGTGCAGTCACCAGAAAAGAGAACTAATCCTTCGAACTAGCGATACGACTTCCTGGAAATTGGACTGCCCTGGTGTCGTTCAGG CGCCAGAAGGCCCTCCGCAGTGTCGCCATCACCAGCTCCACGCCGCGTATCTGGGCGTCGATTCCGTCCCCGCTTCGTTCTACTGGAGGCCGAACGCGCTGGCCACAGGCTTGAGCGCGACGGGGAAGGACTACGCAACGCAGGCTTGGGCGAAGGACTCGGGTACCTGGAAGGATGTCAACTTCGGTTCCGATCCCGGCG GCCGCCCGTGTCGAGTCTACAGCAAACGTCTGAACCTGAGTTCTCCATGCTCTCAAACACTCACGAGTGAAGATTATATAACATTTAAGAGTATTGATAAGGATGTCGTCACCAGGACAAGTTACTTTGCCTTGAACTGCAGTGGCATCCCAGACG AAACCGTCGCCGGGACTCCAACGGAGGACTCTTGGCCTGTATCTGCGATCGTCGGCACCGCCGTCCTGGTCGTCATCGTCGTTGGTGTAGTTGTCTTCGCCGTCGTCTTGGTCGTAAAGCTGAGAAAGTCCAGGTCGTCGAGAAAGACCGCGATTCCTGCCGACGACCTGCACGACCCCCGCCGCGATGCCGATCGAAAGGACGAACACGACTATTGCTACATCGACTAA
- the LOC113822871 gene encoding uncharacterized protein isoform X3: MQRSFAFAGDTTKIMRLGVIEHYLYDIRPSASSSGGAARAVSRPDPERAVRRRDRQRCEMRPGSKLRICFALGLLTLSLTQGSAFCVDAPTLLGDETCSHQKRELILRTSDTTSWKLDCPGVVQAPEGPPQCRHHQLHAAYLGVDSVPASFYWRPNALATGLSATGKDYATQAWAKDSGTWKDVNFGSDPGGRPCRVYSKRLNLSSPCSQTLTSEDYITFKSIDKDVVTRTSYFALNCSGIPDETVAGTPTEDSWPVSAIVGTAVLVVIAVGVVVFAVVLVVKLRKSRSSRETAIPADDLHNGETTSLRSHDSENSLYGVILSDVSQKEQ, encoded by the exons ATGCAGAGGTCCTTTGCCTTCGCCGGAGATACCACTAAGATAATGCGATTGGGTGTTATCGAACACTATCTCTATGACATCCGTCCGAGCGCCTCAAGCTCCGGTGGCGCCGCGAGGGCAGTGTCGAGGCCGGACCCCGAGCGTGCGGTTCGGAGGCGCGATCGTCAGCGCTGCGAAATGAGACCGGGATCGAAGCTCCGAATCTGCTTCGCTCTCGGCCTCCTGACTCTGAGTCTGACCCAAG GATCTGCCTTCTGTGTGGATGCCCCAACGCTCCTTGGCGACGAGACGTGCAGTCACCAGAAAAGAGAACTAATCCTTCGAACTAGCGATACGACTTCCTGGAAATTGGACTGCCCTGGTGTCGTTCAGG CGCCAGAAGGCCCTCCGCAGTGTCGCCATCACCAGCTCCACGCCGCGTATCTGGGCGTCGATTCCGTCCCCGCTTCGTTCTACTGGAGGCCGAACGCGCTGGCCACAGGCTTGAGCGCGACGGGGAAGGACTACGCAACGCAGGCTTGGGCGAAGGACTCGGGTACCTGGAAGGATGTCAACTTCGGTTCCGATCCCGGCG GCCGCCCGTGTCGAGTCTACAGCAAACGTCTGAACCTGAGTTCTCCATGCTCTCAAACACTCACGAGTGAAGATTATATAACATTTAAGAGTATTGATAAGGATGTCGTCACCAGGACAAGTTACTTTGCCTTGAACTGCAGTGGCATCCCAGACG AAACCGTCGCCGGGACTCCAACGGAGGACTCTTGGCCTGTATCTGCGATCGTCGGCACCGCCGTCCTGGTCGTCATCGCCGTTGGTGTAGTTGTCTTCGCCGTCGTCTTGGTCGTAAAGCTGAGAAAGTCCAGGTCGTCGAGAGAGACCGCGATTCCTGCCGACGACCTGCACAACGGAGAGACGACCAGCCTGCGCAGCCACGACTCCGAGAACTCCCTTTACGGTGTAATCCTTTCCGATGTATCGCAGAAGGAGCAATAG
- the LOC113822871 gene encoding uncharacterized protein isoform X1: protein MQRSFAFAGDTTKIMRLGVIEHYLYDIRPSASSSGGAARAVSRPDPERAVRRRDRQRCEMRPGSKLRICFALGLLTLSLTQECEILRIRGFKIPLDVGPRSVSVLLEENMKIWITFLQVGGLSSKAKQWHNIATLKKGSAFCVDAPTLLGDETCSHQKRELILRTSDTTSWKLDCPGVVQAPEGPPQCRHHQLHAAYLGVDSVPASFYWRPNALATGLSATGKDYATQAWAKDSGTWKDVNFGSDPGGRPCRVYSKRLNLSSPCSQTLTSEDYITFKSIDKDVVTRTSYFALNCSGIPDETVAGTPTEDSWPVSAIVGTAVLVVIAVGVVVFAVVLVVKLRKSRSSRETAIPADDLHNGETTSLRSHDSENSLYGVILSDVSQKEQ from the exons ATGCAGAGGTCCTTTGCCTTCGCCGGAGATACCACTAAGATAATGCGATTGGGTGTTATCGAACACTATCTCTATGACATCCGTCCGAGCGCCTCAAGCTCCGGTGGCGCCGCGAGGGCAGTGTCGAGGCCGGACCCCGAGCGTGCGGTTCGGAGGCGCGATCGTCAGCGCTGCGAAATGAGACCGGGATCGAAGCTCCGAATCTGCTTCGCTCTCGGCCTCCTGACTCTGAGTCTGACCCAAG AATGTGAAATCCTTCGCATAAGAGGATTCAAAATCCCACTAGATGTTGGTCCAAGAAGTGTATCCGTTTTGcttgaagaaaatatgaaaatttgGATTACTTTTCTGCAAGTTGGTGGGCTGAGTTCAAAGGCAAAACAGTGGCATAATATAGCTACCCTCAAAAAAG GATCTGCCTTCTGTGTGGATGCCCCAACGCTCCTTGGCGACGAGACGTGCAGTCACCAGAAAAGAGAACTAATCCTTCGAACTAGCGATACGACTTCCTGGAAATTGGACTGCCCTGGTGTCGTTCAGG CGCCAGAAGGCCCTCCGCAGTGTCGCCATCACCAGCTCCACGCCGCGTATCTGGGCGTCGATTCCGTCCCCGCTTCGTTCTACTGGAGGCCGAACGCGCTGGCCACAGGCTTGAGCGCGACGGGGAAGGACTACGCAACGCAGGCTTGGGCGAAGGACTCGGGTACCTGGAAGGATGTCAACTTCGGTTCCGATCCCGGCG GCCGCCCGTGTCGAGTCTACAGCAAACGTCTGAACCTGAGTTCTCCATGCTCTCAAACACTCACGAGTGAAGATTATATAACATTTAAGAGTATTGATAAGGATGTCGTCACCAGGACAAGTTACTTTGCCTTGAACTGCAGTGGCATCCCAGACG AAACCGTCGCCGGGACTCCAACGGAGGACTCTTGGCCTGTATCTGCGATCGTCGGCACCGCCGTCCTGGTCGTCATCGCCGTTGGTGTAGTTGTCTTCGCCGTCGTCTTGGTCGTAAAGCTGAGAAAGTCCAGGTCGTCGAGAGAGACCGCGATTCCTGCCGACGACCTGCACAACGGAGAGACGACCAGCCTGCGCAGCCACGACTCCGAGAACTCCCTTTACGGTGTAATCCTTTCCGATGTATCGCAGAAGGAGCAATAG